In the Arachis ipaensis cultivar K30076 chromosome B10, Araip1.1, whole genome shotgun sequence genome, one interval contains:
- the LOC107623185 gene encoding golgin subfamily A member 2 isoform X1 yields MAGLLAWAADVVGGGGGSGGEEESIPLVLSEQQSKYVQELDHKATSLRRSIQDLRQRLPPQDISQSLPHLHAHSLASNAALALQLNSHSATRQQAQLREVTLKEENAAYEKAILNCEDKIKEKIQEADSLRMKLEEMDEMEKTLKAELEHMQVQASVDANKSWRSDGLKEEMNPKADDADASKSAIQEKLENKKKELCSMEVTVQELEKKWAEMQENALKQPSPAQREKALDKQLHGLIEQLAVKQAQAEGLLGEIHLKEMELERLNGLWRQTESSNSEANAARNRFSKSYSEKGHSLSDYDGSQRLPYHSAGRTESLQRLMLLSTIEPFFVLIKYVVYKKEMLCRI; encoded by the exons ATGGCGGGGTTACTAGCATGGGCAGCAGACGTGGTGGGCGGCGGCGGAGGATCAGGAGGAGAGGAGGAGTCGATCCCTTTGGTGCTGTCGGAACAGCAGAGCAAGTACGTTCAGGAGCTCGACCACAAAGCAACCTCCCTACGCCGTTCGATTCAAGATCTCCGCCAGAGACTGCCACCTCAGGACATATCTCAGAGCCTCCCTCACCTCCACGCTCACTCCCTCGCCTCCAACGCCGCCCTCGCCCTCCAGTTGAACTCCCACTCCGCCACCCGCCAACAG GCCCAACTTAGAGAGGTGACATTAAAGGAAGAAAATGCTGCTTACGAGAAGGCTATATTAAATTGCGAAgataaaataaaggagaaaattcAAGAGGCAGATTCACTACGTATGAAATTAGAG GAGATGGATGAAATGGAGAAGACACTGAAAGCTGAACTGGAACATATGCAAGTGCAGGCTTCGGTTGATGCCAACAAATCATGGAGATCTGATGGATTGAAGGAAGAGATGAATCCTAAAGCAGACGATGCAGATGCATCAAAATCAGCTATACAAGAAAAATTGGAAAACAAGAAGAAAGAACTG TGTTCAATGGAGGTTACTGTACAAGAGTTGGAGAAGAAATGGGCTGAAATGCAGGAAAATGCGCTTAAGCAACCTTCCCCGG CTCAAAGAGAGAAGGCTTTGGATAAGCAGCTTCACGGTCTAATAGAGCAACTTGCTGTTAAACAG GCACAAGCTGAGGGCCTGCTTGGTGAAATTCATCTGAAAGAGATGGAGTTGGAAAGATTAAATGGACTATGGCGACAAACCGAGAGCAGCAATTCAGAGGCTAATGCTGCCAGGAATCGTTTTAGTAAAAGCTACTCCGAGAAGGGACATAGTTTGTCGGATTACGATGGTAGCCAGAGGCTTCCTTACCATTCTGCTGGCAGAACTGAAAGCCTGCAAAGGCTTATGCTACTCAG CACGATTGAACCCTTCTTTGTACTCATCAAATATGTTGTCTATAAAAAAGAAATGTTGTGCAGAATTTAA
- the LOC107621297 gene encoding uncharacterized protein LOC107621297 — MESAVRRQIFCYFHIGGNIEVVPNQQIIYHGGKIIGELIEEGCTHSNLMHKIWLRTKKNMQNKRITYTFKFNQSQLIDLIDTDSVNQLITFNDDTAHVYIMEVEKTNHDIAPHEDNDDNVHDSTLSSNSTQGDVVTNIDGQNSLTPILCTTQLVPTPQIINGSAKWNDLIKEEGQIFQNASKLRKALFEYGIAHKFTYKFLKNSPGKIICVCKVEGCPWKLSAYAMGKNTSFLVVRHFIKNHKHSAQDVLESTHSFRSNLVSSIIVDKLRLTPDKLPNDIRNDIFKEYGFSLTYHQAWAAKEKALAEINGVPKDSYMLIPWICNRLVKTDPQTVAKWTCSPSYQFEKLFVAYGCCVTGFLRGARPILFIDGCHLSGPYKGTLLAAFTCDANNDLFPIAYAIVSAENNENWLWFLSNLKELTGSIPVTLISDRHPSIIAAVEQVYDRDRHAYCYRHVKENFCAETKKLQRGIRGEVKEDAKKLLDAVCYTHFGTEFTEAVEQLRAFSPELANWLETKGDINKWAKSQFPHRRWDLITTNVAESFNSWIRKERTHSICALITEHRDKLANLLYTAKLEMTKWKNEVGPKIDKILMEHVARSEFLKAVRYGDHNVMVRGSNVDVCVNLLRKECTCLEWQMTGIPCPHACAAIKLLHGNIYTYVEECYLKSSQEKIYVSSMIPIETHDMPDVNNLTLTDWENNIFLMPPTTTRPPGRPCKKGRESQFQDVHVYKCSRCDQSGHNRSKCRNPNPEKI; from the exons ATGGAATCTGCTGTTCGTCgacaaattttttgttattttcacATTGGAGGTAATATTGAAGTTGTACCAAACCAgcaaattatttatcatggagGAAAAATCATAGGAGAGCTAATTGAAGAAGGATGCACACATTCAAATTTAATGCATAAGATATGGCTTCGAACCAAGAAAAATATGCAGAATAAACGCATTACCTACACATTCAAGTTTAACCAATCTCAACTCATAGATCTCATTGATACTGATAGTGTTAACCAATTGATCACATTCAATGATGATACAGCTCATGTATATATCATGGAGGTAGAAAAGACTAACCATGATATTGCACCTCATGAGGACAATGACGACAACGTCCATGACAG taCACTAtcaagtaattcaactcaaggagACGTCGTTACTAATATTGATGGTCAAAATTCATTGACACCAATTCTATGTACAACCCAACTTGTCCCTACACCTCAGATTATCAATGGCTCTGCTAAGTGGAATGATCTTATAAAGGAAGAAGGACAGATTTTTCAAAATGCAAGTAAGCTGAGGAAAGCATTGTTTGAATATGGTATTGCTCATAAGTTTACATACAAGTTCTTAAAGAACAGTCCGGGTAAAATAATTTGTGTCTGCAAGGTTGAAGGTTGTCCGTGGAAATTGTCGGCTTATGCTATGGGAAAAAATACTTCGTTCCTCGTGGTGAGACATTTTATCAAGAATCATAAGCACTCAGCTCAAGATGTATTGGAGAGTACTCACTCTTTCAGATCTAATTTGGTGTCTTCAATTATTGTCGACAAGTTGAGATTAACTCCTGACAAGTTGCCTAATGACATACGAAATGATATTTTCAAGGAATACGGATTTTCACTAACATATCACCAAGCTTGGGCTGCAAAGGAGAAAGCATTAGCTGAAATTAATGGCGTACCTAAAGATTCATATATGCTAATTCCTTGGATATGTAATCGTTTAGTGAAAACTGATCCACAAACAGTTGCAAAATGGACATGCTCTCCTAGTTATCAATTTGAAAAGCTTTTTGTTGCATATGGGTGTTGTGTGACAGGTTTTCTTCGTGGAGCAAGGCCTATATTATTTATTGATGGTTGCCACTTAAGTGGTCCATACAAGGGAACTCTTCTAGCTGCCTTTACATGCGATGCAAATAATGATTTATTTCCGATTGCGTATGCAATTGTTAGTgctgaaaataatgagaattggCTTTGGTTCCTATCTAATTTGAAAGAACTAACTGGGTCAATTCCAGTTACGTTAATATCTGATAGGCATCCATCAATTATTGCAGCTGTGGAGCAAGTATATGATAGGGATAGACATGCTTATTGTTATCGACATGTGAAAGAAAATTTTTGTGCAGAAACTAAAAAGTTACAGAGGGGAATACGCGGTGAAGTAAAAGAAGATGCAAAAAAACTACTAGACGCAGTTTGTTATACCCATTTTGGCACAGAATTTACAGAAGCTGTGGAACAACTTCGTGCATTTTCACCAGAACTTGCAAATTGGTTAGAGACTAAAGGAGATATTAACAAATGGGCAAAGTCTCAATTCCCTCATCGACGATGGGACCTCATAACTACCAATGTAGCTGAATCATTTAATTCATGGATAAGAAAAGAGAGGACTCATAGTATTTGTGCTTTAATAACAGAGCATAGAGACAAACTTGCAAATCTGTTATATACTGCAAAGTTAGAGATGACTAAATGGAAAAATGAAGTTGGGCCAAAGATTGATAAAATATTGATGGAACATGTAGCTAGAAGTGAGTTTCTTAAAGCAGTGAGATATGGAGATCATAATGTTATGGTTAGAGGGTCAAATGTTGATGTATGTGTGAATCTACTACGCAAAGAATGTACATGTCTTGAATGGCAAATGACTGGAATTCCATGTCCACATGCTTGTGCTGCAATTAAATTATTACATGGCAATATCTACACCTATGTAGAGGAGTGCTATCTGAAAAGTTCACAAGAAAAGATTTATGTGAGCAGTATGATCCCAATTGAAACTCATGACATGCCTGATGTCAACAACCTGACCCTAACAGATTGGGAGAATAATATTTTTCTTATGCCACCTACAACAACTCGTCCTCCGGGAAGACCATGCAAGAAGGGCCGAGAGTCACAATTTCAAGATGTGCATGTTTACAAATGTAGCCGATGTGATCAGAGTGGTCATAATCGTTCTAAATGTAGAAATCCTAATCcagaaaaaatatga
- the LOC107623184 gene encoding protein trichome birefringence-like 19 isoform X3 codes for MKSRINEILNGTTRKTSKSVLLIPFTLLLIILPLSLMRNSHESPPVISAVRSRSSLNSTTESESEDGCDIFSGTWVPYPEGPYYNHETCPWILDQQNCIKFGRPDTDFMHWRWKPDQCELPLFNATQFLKLVKGKKMVFVGMWSLLCLLNHVSEAEDLSERYSSNPMYFKRYYFEDYNFTLANLWSPYFVKARDDDPDQHSYNNIMRLYLDEADEAWTNQVADFDIVIFSAGHWFFRPLLFFENNKLVGCNQCDKENVTDLTYYYGYRKAFRTAFKAITNLKRYNGMTFLRTFSPSHFENGDWNKGGNCKRTKPFTKEEIKLDGFMLETYLTQVDEFKAAQKEARKKGLKFMMLDTTEIMLLRPDGHPNNYGHSKDKNTTTNDCVHWCLPGPVDTWNELLQYMMNMENQDSSDSIIQRIF; via the exons ATGAAGTCTAGGATCAATGAAATCCTCAATGGGACAACAAGAAAAACTTCCAAAAGTGTTCTCCTCATACCATTCACTCTGTTACTCATcattctccctctctctctcatgAGAAACTCCCATGAATCACCACCTGTGATATCTGCTGTCAGAAGCAGAAGCAGTTTGAATAGCACaacagaatcagaatcagaagaTGGGTGTGACATATTTTCTGGAACATGGGTTCCTTACCCTGAAGGGCCATATTACAACCATGAAACTTGTCCATGGATACTGGATCAGCAGAACTGCATCAAGTTTGGGAGACCTGACACAGATTTCATGCATTGGAGGTGGAAACCAGATCAATGTGAGCTTCCTCTCTTTAATGCAACTCAGTTCTTGAAACTTGTCAAGGGAAAGAAGATGGTCTTTGTTGGT ATGTGGTCTCTTTTGTGCCTCCTAAATCAT GTATCTGAAGCTGAAGACCTTTCTGAGAGATATTCATCAAATCCAATGTATTTCAAGAGGTACTATTTCGAAGATTACAATTTCACATTGGCAAATCTATGGTCTCCATACTTTGTGAAAGCCAGGGATGATGATCCTGATCAACACAGTTACAACAACATAATGAGACTCTACTTGGATGAGGCAGATGAAGCTTGGACTAATCAGGTTGCAGATTTTGACATTGTCATTTTCTCAGCAGGGCATTGGTTCTTTAGACCTCTTCTGTTCTTCGAAAATAATAAACTAGTTGGATGCAACCAATGCGATAAGGAGAATGTAACAGATCTTACATACTACTACGGTTACAGGAAGGCATTTCGAACTGCATTCAAAGCAATCACAAATCTTAAAAG GTACAATGGAATGACATTTTTGAGGACATTCTCTCCATCACACTTTGAGAATGGGGATTGGAACAAAGGAGGAAACTGTAAAAGGACAAAGCCATTCACCAAGGAAGAGATCAAGTTAGATGGTTTCATGCTTGAGACATATCTGACTCAAGTGGATGAATTCAAAGCAGcacaaaaggaagcaagaaagaaagGCTTGAAGTTTATGATGCTTGATACAACTGAGATCATGCTGCTAAGGCCTGATGGCCATCCAAACAACTATGGACATTCAAAGGATAAGAACAC AACGACAAACGACTGCGTTCATTGGTGCTTGCCTGGTCCTGTTGACACATGGAATGAGTTATTACAGTATATGATGAACATGGAAAATCAAGATTCCTCTGACTCAATTATACAGAGAATTTTTTAG
- the LOC107621298 gene encoding DEAD-box ATP-dependent RNA helicase 42-like, protein MREETLKSKNETLRGSPNLPKPCLRGSERRPFDRERRTTLDSDLSDDYRHRRRSPSYDSYDRSRDRSRDRHQPESSERRSPKRVTTNEGHPNGDALPKNFGRQNGGLFHNRDRRNGDWRRCFDSESDEELKGLPFEGRENNNDSSDKEIKHYEKSKSKSNSESSSESELESDVSRSRRKRRKSSGSKRSRRKSNSDNESDESESESDDLISRRKRRRSSKSKGRRRRRRRRKVDSDVESEESDIGSTIGDESEVEISDDLLIITTNDPLSHLIDFAYSNL, encoded by the exons ATGAGGGAAGAGACATTAAAATCTAAAAACGA GACCCTACGTGGCTCTCCGAACCTCCCAAAGCCCTGTCTACGTGGATCTGAACGACGCCCTTTCGACCGGGAACGTCGCACCACCCTGGATTCCGACCTCTCCGACGATTATCGTCACCGCCGCCGAAGCCCCAGCTATGACTCATATGATCGTAGTAGAGACCGCAGCCGTGATCGCCACCAACCCGAGTCGTCTGAACGTAGAAGCCCCAAGCGCGTCACCACCAACGAAGGACATCCTAACGGCGACGCACTTCCAAAGAACTTCGGCCGCCAGAACGGTGGCTTGTTTCACAACCGTGACCGTCGCAATGGTGACTGGCGACGGTGCTTCGATTCCGAGTCCGACGAGGAACTGAAGGGATTGCCGTTCGAAGG GCGCGAGAATAATAACGATTCTAGCGACAAAGAGATCAAACATTACGAAAAATCAAAATCTAAATCCAATTCGGAGAGTTCTTCGGAGTCTGAATTGGAATCCGACGTTTCGCGCTCgaggagaaagagaagaaagagttCTGGTTCCAAGCGCAGTAGACGAAAGTCAAATAGCGATAACGAATCTGATGAGAGTGAATCTGAATCTGACGATTTAATTTcaaggaggaagagaagaaggagTTCCAAGTCGAAGGgtcggagaaggagaaggagaaggagaaaagtTGATAGTGATGTTGAATCGGAGGAAAGCGATATTGGTTCTACTATTGGTGATGAGTCAGAAGTTGAAATTTCAGATGATCTGCTTATTATAACTACTAATGACCCTCTCTCTCATTTGATAGACTTTGCATATTCAAATTTGTGA
- the LOC107623185 gene encoding golgin subfamily A member 2 isoform X2 has translation MAGLLAWAADVVGGGGGSGGEEESIPLVLSEQQSKYVQELDHKATSLRRSIQDLRQRLPPQDISQSLPHLHAHSLASNAALALQLNSHSATRQQAQLREVTLKEENAAYEKAILNCEDKIKEKIQEADSLRMKLEEMDEMEKTLKAELEHMQVQASVDANKSWRSDGLKEEMNPKADDADASKSAIQEKLENKKKELCSMEVTVQELEKKWAEMQENALKQPSPAQREKALDKQLHGLIEQLAVKQAQAEGLLGEIHLKEMELERLNGLWRQTESSNSEANAARNRFSKSYSEKGHSLSDYDGSQRLPYHSAGRTESLQRLMLLRSAFVLYIFILHIVVFIRISF, from the exons ATGGCGGGGTTACTAGCATGGGCAGCAGACGTGGTGGGCGGCGGCGGAGGATCAGGAGGAGAGGAGGAGTCGATCCCTTTGGTGCTGTCGGAACAGCAGAGCAAGTACGTTCAGGAGCTCGACCACAAAGCAACCTCCCTACGCCGTTCGATTCAAGATCTCCGCCAGAGACTGCCACCTCAGGACATATCTCAGAGCCTCCCTCACCTCCACGCTCACTCCCTCGCCTCCAACGCCGCCCTCGCCCTCCAGTTGAACTCCCACTCCGCCACCCGCCAACAG GCCCAACTTAGAGAGGTGACATTAAAGGAAGAAAATGCTGCTTACGAGAAGGCTATATTAAATTGCGAAgataaaataaaggagaaaattcAAGAGGCAGATTCACTACGTATGAAATTAGAG GAGATGGATGAAATGGAGAAGACACTGAAAGCTGAACTGGAACATATGCAAGTGCAGGCTTCGGTTGATGCCAACAAATCATGGAGATCTGATGGATTGAAGGAAGAGATGAATCCTAAAGCAGACGATGCAGATGCATCAAAATCAGCTATACAAGAAAAATTGGAAAACAAGAAGAAAGAACTG TGTTCAATGGAGGTTACTGTACAAGAGTTGGAGAAGAAATGGGCTGAAATGCAGGAAAATGCGCTTAAGCAACCTTCCCCGG CTCAAAGAGAGAAGGCTTTGGATAAGCAGCTTCACGGTCTAATAGAGCAACTTGCTGTTAAACAG GCACAAGCTGAGGGCCTGCTTGGTGAAATTCATCTGAAAGAGATGGAGTTGGAAAGATTAAATGGACTATGGCGACAAACCGAGAGCAGCAATTCAGAGGCTAATGCTGCCAGGAATCGTTTTAGTAAAAGCTACTCCGAGAAGGGACATAGTTTGTCGGATTACGATGGTAGCCAGAGGCTTCCTTACCATTCTGCTGGCAGAACTGAAAGCCTGCAAAGGCTTATGCTACTCAGGTCGGCATTTGtgctttatatttttattttacacaTTGTTGTATTTATCCGGATATCGTTTTGA
- the LOC107623185 gene encoding golgin subfamily A member 2 isoform X3, protein MAGLLAWAADVVGGGGGSGGEEESIPLVLSEQQSKYVQELDHKATSLRRSIQDLRQRLPPQDISQSLPHLHAHSLASNAALALQLNSHSATRQQAQLREVTLKEENAAYEKAILNCEDKIKEKIQEADSLRMKLEEMDEMEKTLKAELEHMQVQASVDANKSWRSDGLKEEMNPKADDADASKSAIQEKLENKKKELCSMEVTVQELEKKWAEMQENALKQPSPAQREKALDKQLHGLIEQLAVKQAQAEGLLGEIHLKEMELERLNGLWRQTESSNSEANAARNRFSKSYSEKGHSLSDYDGSQRLPYHSAGRTESLQRLMLLRLCYGCN, encoded by the exons ATGGCGGGGTTACTAGCATGGGCAGCAGACGTGGTGGGCGGCGGCGGAGGATCAGGAGGAGAGGAGGAGTCGATCCCTTTGGTGCTGTCGGAACAGCAGAGCAAGTACGTTCAGGAGCTCGACCACAAAGCAACCTCCCTACGCCGTTCGATTCAAGATCTCCGCCAGAGACTGCCACCTCAGGACATATCTCAGAGCCTCCCTCACCTCCACGCTCACTCCCTCGCCTCCAACGCCGCCCTCGCCCTCCAGTTGAACTCCCACTCCGCCACCCGCCAACAG GCCCAACTTAGAGAGGTGACATTAAAGGAAGAAAATGCTGCTTACGAGAAGGCTATATTAAATTGCGAAgataaaataaaggagaaaattcAAGAGGCAGATTCACTACGTATGAAATTAGAG GAGATGGATGAAATGGAGAAGACACTGAAAGCTGAACTGGAACATATGCAAGTGCAGGCTTCGGTTGATGCCAACAAATCATGGAGATCTGATGGATTGAAGGAAGAGATGAATCCTAAAGCAGACGATGCAGATGCATCAAAATCAGCTATACAAGAAAAATTGGAAAACAAGAAGAAAGAACTG TGTTCAATGGAGGTTACTGTACAAGAGTTGGAGAAGAAATGGGCTGAAATGCAGGAAAATGCGCTTAAGCAACCTTCCCCGG CTCAAAGAGAGAAGGCTTTGGATAAGCAGCTTCACGGTCTAATAGAGCAACTTGCTGTTAAACAG GCACAAGCTGAGGGCCTGCTTGGTGAAATTCATCTGAAAGAGATGGAGTTGGAAAGATTAAATGGACTATGGCGACAAACCGAGAGCAGCAATTCAGAGGCTAATGCTGCCAGGAATCGTTTTAGTAAAAGCTACTCCGAGAAGGGACATAGTTTGTCGGATTACGATGGTAGCCAGAGGCTTCCTTACCATTCTGCTGGCAGAACTGAAAGCCTGCAAAGGCTTATGCTACTCAG ATTATGTTATGGTTGTAACTGA
- the LOC107623184 gene encoding protein trichome birefringence-like 19 isoform X1, with protein sequence MNSFSKNMKIQDTELLSWKQLITPKLTLLISLLILSILILITLSPISYYPLFGYSSLLNIESKPHPHEYEYDESQASEYNNKCDIFRGEWVPNPEAPYYTNETCWAIHEHQNCIKYGRPDSQFMKWRWKPYQCELPLFNPWHFLDIVKGKSMAFVGDSVGRNXMWSLLCLLNHVSEAEDLSERYSSNPMYFKRYYFEDYNFTLANLWSPYFVKARDDDPDQHSYNNIMRLYLDEADEAWTNQVADFDIVIFSAGHWFFRPLLFFENNKLVGCNQCDKENVTDLTYYYGYRKAFRTAFKAITNLKRYNGMTFLRTFSPSHFENGDWNKGGNCKRTKPFTKEEIKLDGFMLETYLTQVDEFKAAQKEARKKGLKFMMLDTTEIMLLRPDGHPNNYGHSKDKNTTTNDCVHWCLPGPVDTWNELLQYMMNMENQDSSDSIIQRIF encoded by the exons atgaattcatTCTCTAAAAATATGAAGATCCAAGACACCGAGCTTCTCTCTTGGAAACAATTAATAACCCCCAAACTAACTTTGCTAATATCATTGCTAATCCTTAGCATACTCATATTAATCACTCTCTCCCCAATTTCTTATTATCCTCTCTTTGGTTACTCATCACTATTGAATATAGAATCCAAACCACATCCACATGAATATGAATATGATGAGTCACAAGCATCAGAATATAATAACAAATGTGACATATTCAGAGGGGAATGGGTGCCGAATCCAGAGGCACCATATTACACAAATGAAACGTGTTGGGCCATTCATGAACACCAGAATTGCATCAAGTATGGAAGGCCTGATTCTCAGTTCATGAAATGGAGATGGAAGCCTTATCAATGTGAACTCCCTCTATTCAATCCTTGGCACTTTCTTGACATTGTTAAGGGAAAATCCATGGCTTTTGTTGGTGACTCAGTTGGAAGAAATCA NATGTGGTCTCTTTTGTGCCTCCTAAATCAT GTATCTGAAGCTGAAGACCTTTCTGAGAGATATTCATCAAATCCAATGTATTTCAAGAGGTACTATTTCGAAGATTACAATTTCACATTGGCAAATCTATGGTCTCCATACTTTGTGAAAGCCAGGGATGATGATCCTGATCAACACAGTTACAACAACATAATGAGACTCTACTTGGATGAGGCAGATGAAGCTTGGACTAATCAGGTTGCAGATTTTGACATTGTCATTTTCTCAGCAGGGCATTGGTTCTTTAGACCTCTTCTGTTCTTCGAAAATAATAAACTAGTTGGATGCAACCAATGCGATAAGGAGAATGTAACAGATCTTACATACTACTACGGTTACAGGAAGGCATTTCGAACTGCATTCAAAGCAATCACAAATCTTAAAAG GTACAATGGAATGACATTTTTGAGGACATTCTCTCCATCACACTTTGAGAATGGGGATTGGAACAAAGGAGGAAACTGTAAAAGGACAAAGCCATTCACCAAGGAAGAGATCAAGTTAGATGGTTTCATGCTTGAGACATATCTGACTCAAGTGGATGAATTCAAAGCAGcacaaaaggaagcaagaaagaaagGCTTGAAGTTTATGATGCTTGATACAACTGAGATCATGCTGCTAAGGCCTGATGGCCATCCAAACAACTATGGACATTCAAAGGATAAGAACAC AACGACAAACGACTGCGTTCATTGGTGCTTGCCTGGTCCTGTTGACACATGGAATGAGTTATTACAGTATATGATGAACATGGAAAATCAAGATTCCTCTGACTCAATTATACAGAGAATTTTTTAG
- the LOC107623184 gene encoding protein trichome birefringence-like 19 isoform X2, whose amino-acid sequence MNSFSKNMKIQDTELLSWKQLITPKLTLLISLLILSILILITLSPISYYPLFGYSSLLNIESKPHPHEYEYDESQASEYNNKCDIFRGEWVPNPEAPYYTNETCWAIHEHQNCIKYGRPDSQFMKWRWKPYQCELPLFNPWHFLDIVKGKSMAFVGDSVGRNQMQSMICLLSRVEWPIDVSEKSDFNFMRWKYPTYNFTLATFWSPHLIKAQERDSNGPTNTGLFNLYLDEFDDNWSTQIQDFDFVILNGGQWFFRPMVFYEKQQIVGCHYCLLENVTDLNMTYGYRMAFRAAFRSINRLENFKGVTFLRTFAPSHFENGLWNQGGNCLRTRPFRSNETQLEGSFLELYRIQLEEFKIAEEEGRDKGLRFRLFDITQSMLLRPDGHPSRYGHWPNENVTLYNDCVHWCLPGPIDTWSDFLLHLLKMEGVRSNHGQSPYLQRD is encoded by the exons atgaattcatTCTCTAAAAATATGAAGATCCAAGACACCGAGCTTCTCTCTTGGAAACAATTAATAACCCCCAAACTAACTTTGCTAATATCATTGCTAATCCTTAGCATACTCATATTAATCACTCTCTCCCCAATTTCTTATTATCCTCTCTTTGGTTACTCATCACTATTGAATATAGAATCCAAACCACATCCACATGAATATGAATATGATGAGTCACAAGCATCAGAATATAATAACAAATGTGACATATTCAGAGGGGAATGGGTGCCGAATCCAGAGGCACCATATTACACAAATGAAACGTGTTGGGCCATTCATGAACACCAGAATTGCATCAAGTATGGAAGGCCTGATTCTCAGTTCATGAAATGGAGATGGAAGCCTTATCAATGTGAACTCCCTCTATTCAATCCTTGGCACTTTCTTGACATTGTTAAGGGAAAATCCATGGCTTTTGTTGGTGACTCAGTTGGAAGAAATCAGATGCAATCTATGATCTGCCTCCTATCAAGG GTGGAATGGCCCATAGATGTGTCAGAAAAATCAGATTTCAATTTCATGAGGTGGAAATATCCAACCTACAATTTCACATTGGCAACTTTTTGGTCACCCCATCTCATCAAAGCCCAAGAAAGAGATTCAAATGGCCCAACAAACACTGGGCTCTTCAACCTTTACCTTGATGAGTTTGATGACAATTGGTCAACCCAAATTCAAGACTTTGACTTTGTCATCCTCAATGGTGGTCAATGGTTCTTCAGGCCAATGGTTTTCTATGAGAAGCAACAAATTGTTGGGTGCCATTATTGCCTCTTAGAAAATGTCACTGACTTGAACATGACCTATGGCTATAGGATGGCATTTAGGGCAGCATTTAGATCCATCAATAGATTAGAGAATTTTAAGGGTGTAACATTTCTTAGAACATTTGCACCATCACATTTTGAGAATGGGTTGTGGAATCAAGGTGGTAATTGTTTGAGAACAAGGCCATTTAGGAGCAATGAGACACAATTAGAAGGTTCCTTTTTGGAGTTGTATAGGATCCAATTAGAAGAGTTCAAAATTGCTGAGGAGGAAGGAAGGGacaagggtttaaggtttaggttgTTTGATATCACACAATCAATGTTGTTGAGACCTGATGGCCATCCAAGTAGATATGGCCATTGGCCCAATGAAAATGTGACATTGTACAATGATTGTGTTCATTGGTGCTTGCCGGGTCCCATCGACACGTGGAGCGATTTCCTATTACACTTACTTAAGATGGAGGGTGTGAGATCTAACCATGGACAGAGTCCTTATTTGCAGAGAGATTGA
- the LOC107621299 gene encoding uncharacterized protein LOC107621299 — protein MEKEYISSDTKCQVDENEDVQQEWFTPEFLNDIKCSGLPNHKLTLKLGVAVMLLRNIDQTSGLCNGTMLIVNEIDNNVIGATIVIACFAMTINKSQCQSLSHVGLYLLKLVFTHGQLYAALSRVKNRSGFKVLILDEDGNPKSLTTNVVFKEVFNNI, from the exons ATGGAAAAGGAGTATATAAGTTCTGACACAAAATGTCAAGTTGATGAGAATGAAGATGTACAACAAGAGTGGTTCACACCAGAGTTCCTAAATGACATAAAATGTTCGGGATTACCCAACcacaagttgactttgaagctAGGAGTCGCTGTAATGCTACTGCGAAACATAGACCAGACTTCAGGTTTATGCAACGGGACAATGTTAATAGTTAACGAAATTGACAACAATGTAATTGGAGCGACGATAGTAATCG CGTGCTTTGCAATGACCATCAACAAGAGTCAATGTCAGTCATTATCACATGTAGGGCTTTACTTGCTAAAATTAGTGTTCACCCATGGACAACTTTACGCtgctttgtcaagagttaagaATCGCAGCGGTTTCAAGGTTCTAATTCTGGACGAAGACGGTAATCCAAAATCATTAACAACAAATGTCGTGttcaaagaagtttttaataatatttag